From Prosthecobacter vanneervenii, one genomic window encodes:
- a CDS encoding heparinase II/III domain-containing protein, translated as MTLVWYLQRLRAMSAGEVVHRVKERLGRWNEAGKLRRVAGQKWDARCLEVPRLPWRERVPPELGKQLAADAEKLISGEWQLFGWKSVAVGAPPCWHRDATLGVVVDPEIPARKLDHRHLEHDADARAIWEINRWNEVTRLAMHSALNGDEQAIRTAQIWLEDWCERNTPGRGINWTSPLEAALRLMNYCWFDAIVRGCCDGELVQRQDALTARIVPAHAWWIWKRRSFGSSANNHLIGELSALVMATARWPGLEKMTCAAKEVKELLEGEILRQFATDGGNLEQALHYHLFAWEMCWHAGLAAGGYKPEVMERLTRAAQYFVDAVEAPESWDFGDSDDAQVLPLTLRRMNAAAEFRGWFLNRAEGATLRFWLGEPPRGIKAAMRGQWLTYDESGQALWRDARWTVRADASALGLGSMASHGHLDALHVSLWYEQHALVIDPGTGAYYGNAALRAKLAAWEAHNGPVPVSGRATPRRMGAFLWADHHEKPGLAVHEEICVMSLESEGESVRRAVHATHDLVEICDEVGAEQSYVITWQLGPGWRVEQERPRGFVCRHAEAIPAGVTFNGDGIESCEVVECEASPHFRERVMTQALRVTFRGTMTTVWRKCG; from the coding sequence ATGACACTTGTCTGGTACCTGCAACGGCTGCGCGCGATGAGCGCGGGGGAGGTGGTGCATCGTGTGAAGGAGCGGCTGGGCCGATGGAATGAGGCCGGGAAGCTGAGGCGGGTGGCGGGCCAGAAGTGGGACGCGCGCTGCCTGGAGGTGCCGAGGCTGCCGTGGCGCGAACGCGTGCCGCCGGAGCTGGGCAAGCAGCTGGCGGCGGATGCGGAGAAGCTGATCAGCGGGGAGTGGCAGCTGTTTGGCTGGAAGAGCGTGGCTGTGGGTGCGCCACCGTGCTGGCACCGGGATGCCACGCTGGGCGTGGTGGTGGATCCGGAGATCCCCGCGCGCAAGCTGGACCACCGGCATCTGGAGCATGATGCGGATGCGAGGGCGATCTGGGAGATCAACCGCTGGAACGAGGTGACGCGACTGGCGATGCACAGTGCGCTGAACGGGGATGAGCAGGCGATCCGCACGGCGCAGATCTGGCTGGAGGACTGGTGCGAGCGCAACACGCCGGGACGAGGCATCAACTGGACGAGCCCGCTGGAGGCCGCGCTGAGGCTCATGAATTACTGCTGGTTTGACGCGATCGTGCGCGGGTGCTGCGACGGGGAACTGGTGCAGCGGCAAGATGCGCTGACGGCGCGAATCGTGCCTGCGCATGCGTGGTGGATCTGGAAGCGGCGCTCGTTTGGGTCATCGGCGAACAATCATCTCATAGGCGAGCTGAGCGCGCTGGTGATGGCGACAGCGCGGTGGCCGGGGCTGGAGAAGATGACGTGTGCGGCGAAAGAGGTGAAGGAGCTGCTGGAGGGGGAGATTTTGAGGCAGTTCGCCACGGATGGCGGCAATCTGGAGCAGGCGCTGCATTACCACCTTTTTGCGTGGGAGATGTGCTGGCATGCGGGACTGGCGGCGGGTGGATACAAGCCGGAGGTGATGGAGCGGCTGACGCGTGCGGCGCAGTATTTTGTGGATGCGGTGGAAGCGCCGGAGAGCTGGGACTTTGGAGACTCGGATGATGCGCAGGTGCTGCCGCTGACGCTGAGGCGGATGAATGCGGCGGCGGAGTTTCGCGGATGGTTTCTGAACCGGGCGGAGGGCGCGACGTTGCGCTTCTGGCTGGGGGAACCACCGAGGGGGATCAAGGCGGCGATGCGGGGCCAGTGGCTGACGTATGACGAGAGCGGGCAGGCGCTGTGGCGTGATGCAAGATGGACGGTGCGGGCCGATGCGTCTGCGCTGGGCCTGGGCAGCATGGCGTCGCACGGGCATCTGGATGCGCTACATGTGTCTCTGTGGTATGAGCAGCATGCGCTGGTGATTGATCCGGGAACGGGGGCCTACTACGGGAATGCGGCGCTGAGAGCGAAGCTGGCCGCGTGGGAGGCGCACAATGGACCGGTGCCGGTGTCAGGCCGTGCGACGCCGCGACGGATGGGGGCGTTTTTGTGGGCGGATCATCATGAGAAGCCGGGGCTGGCGGTGCATGAGGAAATCTGCGTGATGAGCCTGGAAAGCGAAGGCGAAAGCGTGAGGCGTGCGGTGCATGCGACGCATGATCTGGTGGAGATCTGCGATGAGGTGGGGGCGGAGCAAAGCTATGTGATCACGTGGCAACTGGGGCCTGGATGGCGTGTGGAGCAGGAGCGGCCGAGGGGCTTTGTGTGCCGGCATGCGGAGGCGATTCCGGCGGGGGTGACCTTTAATGGAGATGGGATCGAGAGCTGCGAGGTGGTGGAGTGCGAGGCATCGCCGCATTTTCGTGAGCGGGTGATGACGCAGGCGCTGAGGGTGACTTTCCGTGGGACGATGACGACGGTGTGGCGGAAGTGCGGGTGA